DNA sequence from the Manis javanica isolate MJ-LG chromosome 15, MJ_LKY, whole genome shotgun sequence genome:
CCTGGCAGGTCGGGCAGGTAGGACGGCACGTCAATCTCGGGCACTTGGCCCAAGTCAGGCACGTAGAAGTAGTTCTCTGGAACCTGCAGGATGAGGTGGGGTATGCGAACAGGGTTGTTGGGGCATACCCATGCACCGCTGGGTGGGAGAACGTGACAGGGCTCTACCTGCTGCTCCAGCTGCTCTCTCTTGCTGATGGACAGAGGGGCATCAAACAGCTTCTCCTCCGTCTCTGCCCGCAGCATTACATGGGTCTTTGTGACAGCACCAGCCAGGGGGTCCAGGAAGACGTACTTTTTGTACCTACAGAGGTGGGGTGGAAGTCAGGTGGTCTGTCAGGTGGTCTAGACCCAGGTCCTCACCACTTGTCCCATCTCACTGGGGCCGTCATCCGTTTGTGCGGCAGGCTCTTAAGCCACACAAGGCAAACCAAATGGGTCAGCCCGGGCTGCAGGCTCCTCTGCTCCTCAGTCTATCTATCACGTTCCAGGGCCCCCTTGaagcccagcccagccacacGGTTGCAACCCTGTCTTCTGGCCGTACAGGTTCTCAGTGGTGTTGAAGAGCAGCAAGGAGCTGACAGAGCTGATGTTGCTGGGCAGACCCCCAAGCCCCTCCTCGGCCTCATCCTCAGGCTCCGGCTTGGTGATCACACACACGGGGAAGTACTTCAGCTTCTCCTGGGCatgaggggtgggggcaggggtgacaGAGGGATGCTGGGTTTCAGCACCAGTCCAAAGTGACCTCCACCTCATCCCAGTCAGGATCTTCTAGGTGGAGGGGACAAAACCCTGTGGTGGGCCCTCAGTGTCTCCCCAACATCCAGGGTCAGGGCCACCACTGGTCACCCCCTGCAAGTGTGTGAGCCAGGTTAGCCCGTCAGACCTGCAGGGCCCACTCATCCAGGGGGCGGTGCTTGCTCTGGATTCTGTGGCGGGAGCGTCTCTGCAGGCCAGGGTCCTGGGCCCCTGTGAAGATGGAGCCGTACTCCTGCAGGCGCTCTGGAGCCGGGTACTTGGCACTGGAGAACACCTGCGGATGGAGTCAGGTCACCTCTTAAGGGGTCGGGAAGCTCCAGAGCCCAGGGTtgggcggggggagaggggatTCTGGGTAGGAGGAAAGCTTGAAATGTGGCTGGGCAGCAGAGGCAGAGCCCTGGGCAAcctcagaggcacagagagatggaGCGAATAAGGTTCTGGGACTGCCCACCAGCCATGGGGATACGGACACGTGGGCTACCTTGATGGCTTTCTTGCTGCCCTTGATCTTCTCAATCTTGGCCTGGGCCAAGGAAACCCTCTCCCCAATGGCCTGCAGCTGGCGCCGGCTGAGCTCCACTCGTTGGGAGATCCTGCCACGGAAGAAGAtcacaggggctgggggctgctccCCATGTCCCTGCAGCCTCCTACATGCCTCCCACTTCCAACAGGCAAGCTGTGAAGCCAGGGACTTGGGAAAGGCTCTTAAAATGCAGTGTTATCTGCTTGTCAGGGCCAGTGTGGGAACTGCCCAGGGGACCTCTAGAAGGACCATCTAACCTCAAGGTCTAGGAATGAACTTTTAAATGCTCTGGAGCTCTGGGTAGCGATGGGCAATCACTGATCCCAAGCTGGTGTTTGGAGCCTCAAGCAGGGGCAGAGACAACTGTCACGACTCACATATAGTCACCTacgtacagatgaggaaatgagagtTCAGCAAGTTGAGTGACAGGCAAGGCTGAGTCTAAAGCAAGTCCTAGGTCTGTTCAGGAGGAACTGCCACGACACATCATAAATTTAGAGTCCTCCCCATGGTTCCGATGATTGAGGTCAGACCGCTCACAGGCTTCCACTCCCCCACCCGTTAGTGGGCTCCAGAGACTCTGGGGCCCTATTCCCCGAACATGCCAAACAGGCCTGGGCATGAAACAGGGTGCCACTGCCCCAGATACCCACGCTGGGCTCCTTCACTGAGCACCCTCCTTGCCAGAGCCTTCTTGACCACGAGATCTGAGCATGCACCTGTCGCTTCCCAAGCCCCTCTGACACAGAGCACTTGGGGTTGTGCACTGATGGCCTGTGTGCTCCAAGGGGCGAGCACCTTGTTTTGTTCCTTGCTctattcccagtgcctagaacagtgcctggcacctgcgGGGCCTCCCTCTGTGGTTCCTGAATGCCTGACACCCATGCACCCTAAACCTAAATGCACAAGAGCCTCACTTAGGCTGGCCTGCATTGTTTGGCAAGAGCAAGGTTCTCATGCAGTTAATTCCAACTCGCATGTGCCAGGGCATCCTCCTAAGTCCTCCCCAACCTCCAAGAACACAAGCCCCTGCCTATGACTCCTGTGTCAGCATTCATGGTGGGCACGTATCCATGCTCACCCAGCAGGAGTGAGCGCACAAGTAAGACACAAGAAACGAGACAGAGTAGCCAGTTCAGGTCATGGGAAAGGCCAGAGGATGGTGGATGAAAGGGTTAGGGCCCACTAACTTAGGGTGGACCCTATATGGCCAGGGAACTCTAGTTCTTTACATGTTGGAATGTACAGTCAAGACTCCAACCCAACCTTCCTGAGCCAGCTGCCCACCAGCTCTACAAGGGGTTGGCCCCCAGAACACCCACCCCATCAGCCAATTCCACAACCCAGGGGTTTCCAACCCCTAGTGAAGCCTCCCTGATTATTCTGGACTCCTCAAAGTCAGGGGGCTCCGGGAAGCAGGGGCAGGGGTACAAGCAGGCACCCAAAGCAGCCTAGGTTCCTTGATGGGCCCGAGAAGGCAGCAGTACAGACGGAGGGCAGAGGACAGAGTCTCTGTCCAATGAGAGGAGGTGGTACCATCTGACACCTCCAGCTCATCCCAGTCAGGATCTTCTCGGCGGAGGAGACAGAACCCCATGGTGGGTCCTCAGTGTCGGGGAAGGGGAAGTCCAGCACAAGCTGTTTCCGCCAGCTCCTGATTCAGCCACATTCTGCACCTGGGCGCAGAGCAAGCTCAGTGGTTGCACAACCATTCCACTGGAAGTCATACGGAGAGTGGGAGGGACGTCAGGACCGGAGGTGGACGAAGGCAACTCTGCTGTGCTTTTCCCCCTCAAGGAGGGAAGCCTGATTTCTGAAAGTTGCAAACATCAAGCTGAACAATGAACCCTGGCAAATCTCTGGAATGATTATTAAATAGAGGGTCTGTAAGCAGTtggaaaaggaagagacagaTCCCAGGGGCCAGCATTGTTCTAAATtcacagcatttctttttttgacaGCATTATTAAACTGGCGTCTCAAGGGAAAGCCTGAAACACAGTGCATCTTGAGTCAGCAAGGATTTCAACAGCTTTTCACAAAATCCTGTGGACAAGATGGAGCTGTGGGGGTTGGAGGAGAATACATTCAAGAAAATACAGCCAGAGGAACACCACCACACAGGGCGCTGCTGAGGAACGGACTGCTGTCAGCCCCACAGAGGTCCCCGGGAGGGCCCCATCCAGCTCACTCCACGCCTGGGATGTAAACTAGGAATGTCAAATGGGAGGGTCAAAACGGTCGGCGTGATGGAATCAAGACTCAAAAAATCTTTTAAGAGGTCAGAAGGATGGGCTGCAATCAACAAGACAAAAATGCCAAGGAATGACTGTGAAGCCCAGCGTTAAGTTTAAAAAGCCAAGTGCACAAATACAGAAGATGGAGGTTTAGCAGCAAGACCTGAGATTTTGGTTACCTATAAGCTTGGTATGAGCTAAAAACATGTTCCTAGGCAGCCTGCACAGGAAATGCAACCTTAGGGCACATGGTCCCTTGTCCTGTCctaccctccttccttctttcaatgAACGGGGAAAATCCACTCTCTTGGAGGCAGTAGAGAGGAAACAGAGCAGCAGATAATGAGATAATCTATGCCAGGCACCAATCTCCATAGCTGTGTCCCCTTTAAACTGGCTCTCAATTCCCTCCTGGACTGTAGGGCCTGTCCTATTCACAGCTGTACCTCTAGCACCTgggacagtgcctgacacataataaatactGGCTGGAAAAAAGTGACAACCAACGTCCAGAAGAGGGTGAGAGGACGTGAAGAATGAGACACTCCTGTCAGACAAAGGAACTAAAGGCCACTCTGGCTACAGATGAGATGACTCAGAGAATACGATGATTCCCGTCAAATATCAAGAACACTCCAAGAGCTTCAGGTGGGAAAGTGATCAGACGTATTCTCTGTCACCCCAGAGGGCTGCACTGGGAGCAGTGTGGAGTTACAAGGACGCAGATCCATAAGAACTTCCTAGTAAACAGCTGCACAGCTTTGCAAAGCAATCAGATTGCAGCTGGATGGCCCCTGTCAGAGATGCTCCAAGGGAGACAAGAGATTTCCTCTGTGCAGCAGGGGTTGGAAGACATGATTTCCAGGGTTCTTTTCTTATCCAAGAGCCATAGTGTACGTAATGGCTTCTAATTGACAAAGCCCCCAGAGAGTCTAATCTCTTAGTCATACGCCCAGGAGAGTACAGACCACAAATGAGGAAAGGCTTTCAATCTCTACGTTGCCTCTACCGACAGGTGGCAGCAGTCTGGAAGGCTGTTAGGAAGGATGGTCAGGCCACATAGGGGCTGGGATGGAGAGCTATGAACGACGAGTGGCCCCAAGGAGGGCGAGGAACGGGGGCAAGAAGGTGATCTGTTTGCCTTTCCTGATCTAGGCCCCCTGGCCTAGTGGTCTGCTTCAAAGTTAAGTCGGCCTCAGAGCTCATCACTGAAGCCATATGCCCATAACACATCTGCCCAGACACCGCAGAGGGCTGCATCTGGTGGTGCCAGAGCACAGCCAGCTACCCAGGGGctcagagcctggggcagagatGAAACCGATAACACATCTGTCCTCAAGAAGATTCCAGCCCACCAAGGAGACAGCTAATATGATGCCCCACAGACCCAGGTTTAATATCTGTTTAGTATgggggtgaccttgggcaagtcactgaattGGCCTTATGTCTTCAGCTGAAGAAGGAATAGTAACCTCTTCACCATGGAATTATTGTGAAGGTTAAAATGACCAAATGCGTCTAGTGTTCGTCATCCAGCTGCCACATCCTAAGCACTGGGTTAACATTCGCTATTACTTGTAAGACTGGGAGGGGGGAGGGCTCCGGGCACTCAGAGGGAAGCAAGGGGAGAGTGAAGCAGACAGGGAGAAGTTCCAGGCCCTTGGCAGGAGGACACCATGGCAGCCGCTCTGCTGGCTGCGGTGTGGGGGCATCAGGCGAGCACAGGGAGCCCTCCCCTGGTGTGGGCGTGGAGGGGGTAGGGTGCCCAGGGCAGTGCTCAGgcttcccacccaccacccacacaGCGGAGCCCTGCGTGGTCCTTGGGGCCTACAGGCTGCGGGAGTGGGGGGAGGTCACCCCTCCCGGAGCTGCCCCCGCCCCTGCCTGTGCTCTCCTAGGCATGCAGACCTGAACCTGGGCTCTTGCCTTCACCTTCATCTTTTCCACTCACTGGGATAATTAAGAATGATCTGCTAATTATGCAGGTGGCTGATTGAGTGCTTCCTAACCTTGGGAGTCACCAGGTGCCAgtcaggagagaaaggaggggagcGGAGGATGGGAAGCTGGGAGGAggcaaggaaggaaaaggggaaaggatgggggaggagaaaggagggacgGAGGAAGGATGGGGAAGAGGTAGGAAGGGAGAAAGCTTTACGGAGAATACGGGGCCCTTTCTCCAGGAAGGACGGGCTGCCGCTTCCCGGGTGGAGAGTCAGGAGGGGCTGATGAAAATGGCAAATGACAGCACCCCAACTTCCACCACACAGTTTGTCCGGCTACTCTGGTCCCCTCAACCTCGTCATCTAAGTCATGTGAAGCAGATGACGTCTCTGGACAGTTATTTTGGGGCCTGGCTGCTCCCAGGTGAAGAACCCGGAGGTCTGCTAGGCtggaagaggagcctggagggcGGGGCAGGGAAGGTGGGGCGCGGgggagcagcagggctgggagagcCTGAGAGGCCCTCGTCATTCTCTGCCGGCTCTGCAGGCTCCGCAGCACCCGCGCTGAATGCTAATTTCCCATGAGCTCACCTGCCTGCAGAACTGAGGGCAGGCTTCAGCGCGCAAGCGGCTGGGCCGGGCCTGGGGTGCCagagctgtggggaggggaggtagAAGGACCCCAGAACCAATCCAGGTCAGTGGTGAGTGGGACTCCGGAGGAAATGCGACACAGAGGACAGCACTGCTTCCGGCTGGACCTGAAGCTGTGTGTGAGCTCCAACCCTCCTGGTTACCGAGGCACCACCAGACCTGTCTAGGAATGGGGCCAACTGAAAAGCGGCAAGCcgggatggaaagaaagaaaactcggGTCCTGGAACTCCACAGCCTGCTCTACCGACTGGTTACTCTTTGCTTTAACTAGTTTAGGGAGCTCTGATTGATAAATATGCAGCCAATTCTTACTTTTCCCTCTTCTCTGGGACCCTAGGAACCCCCAGTTTGTGCTATGCAGTTAGGAGTCACCTGGACGTACTGTGTTCCCGTTCCAGACCATAAGACCTTCAAGGGCAGGAACTGTCTGTCCCACACAGCTTCCGCAGCCCTCAGGGCCTAGTGTGCTGGTTCCATGGCAGAAGCTCAGTGGGGTGATCTGGAATCTGGCTGTGCAGGGAGCCTGATCCCGGGTCCCTGAGAGGCATCCTAAGCTCCTTGGGCCATGGCTAGCCACATGGAGCACCCACATCCATGCTCacctacctccccaccccctccttagGGAAcccttcctgccctctcccaTCCCATGCAGggcaagaagaaacaaaactgtctacaggTGCCAAACACCTttccaggaaggaaaaagaaagcatgcGAAAAGGCCAGTGCTCCCCTTACAGAAAGGCAGACATACAGTCACCATCCTGGAGAGGAAACACAAATATTTCAGATGGACTGGTTTGGCATCCATTTCAATCACTGGGCATGCAGTGGCCATAATCTGGGCCTGATGGCTCTTAAAAGCCCTGTGTCCTCTTGTTTATGGATTCCTTAGGAATATTTGTACAAAAATAAGGCACCTAGCATGTTCTGTAACTATTGACCAGGTTTATGGGGATCACTCTGGGCAGCATATGAGCAGAGATGGCATCAACCCATAAGAACGAGTATTTACTGACTGCTTACTAATATGTGAGCACTTAATTCCTCTGCAAGTTTTGATTCATTTGATCCTTACAATAATCCTATGAtaaaggtattattattatcaccattttataggtgagaacaCTGACGTTTAcagaggtcaagtaacttgcccaagcaAATTGGGCAGCCAGATTGGAGCCCTGGCAGACTGCTCCAGAATCAACCCCCTTACTCACTTCAGGGCACCACCCCTGGGTTATATTTATACTCTGGATCTGCTTGGGGCAAGAAGCTGAATCGGGGGGAGGTCAGAGGCAGAAAAGTAAGAGGATTTGGTGTTTATACTAAGTCCAGCTGGAGACAATGACCCATTTTCTGCCTCCATTGGAGAAGGCTTCTGGGAAGAGGGGACCTTCCAATGGATGAAGGAGGAAACTGCACGGTGAGGCAGCAGGGGACGCCTGGTCTGAGGTCCAAGCAGAAGTGAGGGAAGACTTCAGTCACAAGAGGGACCTCAAAAACAGGCAGTCGGACACTTCACACTGGGAGGGATAAAAGGTTCCTGGATGAGGTATGGTGTGAGCCCCCAGGAAAGGGAAGATCTAAGCCCCACCTCAGGTTGCTTATGGTCAAAGGCAGGACAATTCAGGGCAAAACCTGGGACCTTCGCGAGGCAACAGCCAACACCATCCATTCACGTTAAATAGCACTGAATAAATCATTACCGCCCAAGGACGGTACTAGAGAAGCCCTGGTGACAGGAAACGCTGCCCTCTCCCACTCAGACTGTCAGTAACCTCTAAGGCCCTGCCCCCTGCATGGCTGCTCAACCCTGGCCCCCACTCTCCTGGCTCCAGCCACCCTGGCCTCCATTCAGGTCCTTCCCACCTGGGGGTTTTAGCTCATGCCCTCTTCCTTCTGGAACACTTCTTCCCAATTTAACTCCTACTCACCCTTGAGACTTCCACATGTTTTTCCCCACATATGGTGCTCCTGACCCCCCTAGACCAAGCCAGGCCTCCTGTTAACAACTCTCAGAGCACCTTATCTCTCCGTCACGGCAGGGCAATAATGATTCCAGAGTCTAGAGCCACAGTGCTGGGTgtggctctggctctgctgcttggGCGAGTCTCTTagcctttctgtgcttcagtttcctcatctataaacagAGATAACAGAACCTCCACATGAAGCTGCTGTGATTTAGATGAGTTAACGCACTCAGATCAATGGCACACATGGTTAATGCTATATAAACAAATTACAAAATCCTATCACAATTCTAATTAAATAACTAATCATGCAGTTGATTAGTTGAATCTGTCTCTCCCGCCAGAGTACAGGTTTCTGCCACTATCTGAAAGCAGGGTCCTATGAAATCTTTTGTAAGCTGAAATGGCATGATGTGAAGAAGCAATTGCCATTTCCTACAAGCTCAGCTCCTCTTTGGATTTCTCGTTAGTGGAAACAGGTAttaatgtaggtctttcataaaacGTGTAGCATAATGTAAGCTTTTGATAGTGGGGGAGCCTGTACATCCTCTAGGTGGACAAGGACGACGCCTCACTCATTGCTGTAACTCGAAAGtagcacagtgccttgcacacaggaagtgttgaataaatatttgctgactgcAGGAGTGAGGGAAGGTGCCCCCCAATGGGAGGAAGAGCATGAGTTGGGAGAGTAGACCACCCGGGGGCCCCAGGGATGGCAGGAATCCTGGGGCTAAGTGGGAATGAGCTCTTACAAGAAAAAGCTTCTAAGCCGGGCCCCTACCTTGAGCCTCTGGGGCACAGGGAAGCCTGCTGGGTCCCTCCAGGACCAAGAATCACCAAAAGGGCTGCTCCTGGAAGGTGCCTTCCTGGGAAAGGAGAGATCAGATAGGGGTGGTGGAGGCACCCACCTGCTAAAGATGTCTCCGGAGACCTTCTGTAGGTACTGCAAGGCATCTGCCACCTGCTGGATGACCTCCTCACGCCGCAGGTCTGGCTGGATGAGGGGCACCTCGTAGGTCTGGCCCACCAACGCGTGCTGGGTCCTCATGGGAGTCATGGTGCCTGTGGGTGGGAACCAGAGCATCAGCATCGCCACCCACTCACCCACAGGGCAAGGTTCCAGAAGAGAGCACAGCCCTTCTCCCCAGCCGTCTGCCACAGGTTGGGAGTGGGGGACGGAGAATTTGGTGGGAGGTCAGGAGCCTGTACTTTGTTGATGCTTGTTGGGTGGATGAGAGGGTAAGCTGGTCAGGACAATAGTCTCTGCAGACTGAAGAGAAGCCTTCAGAGAAGGTGCAACGGTCACTGGCTGCCAGAGGGTGCTTGGTACCTTGCTAGGCACTCTTTCCATACACAGTCTCATTTCAACCACCCAAGCCTGACAAACAAGAAACCCTGGCCATGGAGTTAAAAGGAGGCTGGAAACAGGGATggattttgggggaaaaattgcCTGTATCAATTGCCAAATGGTACCCAGGTCTGGAAAAGCCTCAAAAATGTGGGCTGGGTCTGTTCCTGAGATAGGATAGGTAGTAGCTGGTGACTGGGTAGAGGACTGTCCAGGCTTTGCTCACCCAGGCGAGGAGAGGCCAGAAGGAGGGGCATGTGAAGgcaggggagaggaaggaaaaacactcCTTCAAATCGCAAGGCGAGGGCAGAGTCTATTTTTACTGTGTTTAATTAACTCGGCTCCCTGGTGCCACTGAAGCGGCAGTCACACTGCAGACGGCCCTGATTTGATTGGCAAGAGATACACCAAGCAGAATGTTAAGGCACCAGGCCCTTATAAATAGGCCTAATCACAGCACCTCAGTAGAAGGTGAGGAAGACACGGTACTGTTCTCAGACCTGCTCTCTTAGCACCAGATTGGGGCCTCTGATTGCAACAAAGgtgtgggtggggcctggggaagcGTGGGAGGGCTTAGGAGGCTCCATTTGGGCTTAAAGGGCTGGATGACGTTGGGTAAGTTGCTGGCCTCTGAATCTGATTCTTTCCATTTCCCATTCTGCGGACTGAGAATAGGCATTGCTAAATGGTTATTCCCAGCGTATCACACCAACCTCTTCTCCCAGCAGGAGCTTCCTCCTTTGCTCCCTGTAGGCTTTCCCAGCCATTCCTTGAACCCTACTCGTTCTCTCCTACCCTTTCCAGGCCAGCACTTTTCACATCTGAGATGGCTGTTCACTCTTCAACTCCTTCTCCAGCAGCGATAACCTCAGCTTCCCCGACCTGAACCTGCCGAGATTCATCAAGGCCCAGGAGTCTCTCTTCACCTCCCCACTTCTCGTACCTCCTATCAAATGACTCAAGTGGGGCCACTGATCCCCAAGCATCCGAGAAACCTAACTCTTGAGATCACCACACTCCTTCCAAGGACAGCCCCCCTTTTATATTTCTATCAAAGCAAATTTGCAGCCCTCCGTTGCCCTGTACCTATTTTCCCACCTGTAAGATCAGGAGCGGGCCAAAGATAGGATACATCTTCAGTGCACAGCTTGAGGTGCATTCCTCATGGTTACTCAAGGCAcctgtgtgtgttatgtgtgcaAGGAGGTAGTAGTACAGGCACACATCTCAACAAGGAAGCAGCAGGTCCATTCAAGAATTGAGAGACTGAGTACAGCTGGCTAACAGTGAACTCCTGTCTGCAACCATCTGCTGATTAATCCTCAGGCGACAACCATGCTCACAAGGACGAACAGGGCGCTGGGGCAGCCACGGAGACAGCCTGCGAACAGTCGGACGCTGTGATGATTGCTCGAATCCAGCTAAGCATACACTGCTAGGGGAACATCGAGGAAGGGGCGGCAAGCCCCTTCTGGGGTCAGGAGAGTCGGGAAAAGCCTCTCAGCAGAACCGGGTCGGGGGAGGCAGTGCAGGGACAGCATTCTGGGCGGAAGGTTAAGTCTGACCAAAGGTGCGCGGGGCAACGGCAAGAGGTCTTGAGTGGGGATGGTACAAGCATCCATGGGAAgtagcagaaaagagaaaaagagaggccGGATTGTTAATAACACTGAATCCCACAGTGAGGAGCTTGTATTGTAATCCTCAAACCAGTGTGCTGCCACTATCCACGTGGCTATACAGCACTTGAAAGTAGCTAATCTGAACTGAGATGTAGTTTAAGTGTAAAATGTACACCAAAATTCTAAGACTTGgcaggaaataaaagtaaaatagttcattaaaattttttacgTTATATGATGAAATGAGTATCTTACgtattttagatatttaaatatatagtttaGATATATTGAGTTAAAGAAAGCATTAATTTCAcctctttctgcttttaaacTCACACGTGGCTCATATTGCTATTGGATAGCGCTAATATAATCTGGTAAAAACTATGGGCTCTCCCAGAAAAATGAACATAACATCATACCCGTTTTCCATAATACTGTAACTTCGGAAGTGCGCAATATCCTTCCTGCAAACCCGACACCCAGCTCCCTGGGCCGATACCTCAGTCAAAACCTGCTGCTGCGGGCAAGCAGGAACCAAGCACGGTTAGGGCGGCGTGGGGTCCGCTACGAGCGGCCGGGGGCGGCGGAGGCGCGAGACGAGGTCTGACGATCCGCTCAGCCGCCCTCCCGGCGCCCGGCGGGTGGAAGGCACGTGACGGTAACGGCCGGGCAGGAGGTGGAGGGCCGCGGCCCGGAGCCCCGGGTCGGCGCCCGCCGGGCCCGGCCTCCCGCCCGGGGCCAGGCACGGGGGCGGTGGCGGAGGACCCGCCTCCCTGGGGCACCGCCCGCGCGGCCGCAGAGTCGGAAGTGGACCCGGGCGCAGGCCCGGAGCCCCAGCGCCTGCCGCCGAGCTGCGCAGGCCCGCGCCCGAGGGCTCCCGCGGCCCAGGCTCAGCGCCGGGCCAGCCCCGGAGAAAGGGCCGCGGTCGGCTCCCGGGCTTTCCCGGCCCGCGCCCTCGCCCTCCCCGGCCCGCGGGGCTGTCGCACCGCCCCTCACCTGCACGCCGGCCACCGCCCGGCCCCGCTCCGGCCGCCGCGCTTCCGCCCCGCCAGCTCCGCCGGGTCCTGGCGCCGCCGCCTCCCGGGGTTCCGCCTCGGGCGCTCCCTGGGC
Encoded proteins:
- the WASHC1 gene encoding WASH complex subunit 1 isoform X2, which encodes MHLKLCTEDVSYLWPAPDLTGTMTPMRTQHALVGQTYEVPLIQPDLRREEVIQQVADALQYLQKVSGDIFSRISQRVELSRRQLQAIGERVSLAQAKIEKIKGSKKAIKVFSSAKYPAPERLQEYGSIFTGAQDPGLQRRSRHRIQSKHRPLDEWALQEKLKYFPVCVITKPEPEDEAEEGLGGLPSNISSVSSLLLFNTTENLYKKYVFLDPLAGAVTKTHVMLRAETEEKLFDAPLSISKREQLEQQVPENYFYVPDLGQVPEIDVPSYLPDLPGIADDLMYSADLGPGIAPSAPGTIPELPTFHTEVAEPFKPDPEHGVLTAPPPPPPLPPAPAVLVSAPPPPPPPQMAGSPGQDARQDGSSGVSPSAPVQGAPKEVVDPSSGRATLLESIRQAGGIGKAKLRSVKERKLEKKKQKEQEQGRASSHGGDLMSDLFNKLVMRRKGISGKGPGMGATEGPGGAFARMSDSIPPLPPPQQPPGEEEGDWES
- the WASHC1 gene encoding WASH complex subunit 1 isoform X1; its protein translation is MTPMRTQHALVGQTYEVPLIQPDLRREEVIQQVADALQYLQKVSGDIFSRISQRVELSRRQLQAIGERVSLAQAKIEKIKGSKKAIKVFSSAKYPAPERLQEYGSIFTGAQDPGLQRRSRHRIQSKHRPLDEWALQEKLKYFPVCVITKPEPEDEAEEGLGGLPSNISSVSSLLLFNTTENLYKKYVFLDPLAGAVTKTHVMLRAETEEKLFDAPLSISKREQLEQQVPENYFYVPDLGQVPEIDVPSYLPDLPGIADDLMYSADLGPGIAPSAPGTIPELPTFHTEVAEPFKPDPEHGVLTAPPPPPPLPPAPAVLVSAPPPPPPPQMAGSPGQDARQDGSSGVSPSAPVQGAPKEVVDPSSGRATLLESIRQAGGIGKAKLRSVKERKLEKKKQKEQEQGRASSHGGDLMSDLFNKLVMRRKGISGKGPGMGATEGPGGAFARMSDSIPPLPPPQQPPGEEEGDWES